In Saccharothrix violaceirubra, the following are encoded in one genomic region:
- a CDS encoding TRAFAC clade GTPase domain-containing protein, protein MTTSSPPPQPALLCPICLDFIGWPEPPLFQRVDDSEASRWEEVDLSGINNEVKYADARRRCYVRCPNPSFDTGEHFLPVSHRDHGDPIIIGLVGRGQSGKTHLLVAMMSEALRAGLAPFGLELEPADEFRNLRFMRNVEKLAAGDRLDGTRGSIQDFAAYYVVRTRSGTSRPLVFFDVAGEDFMSHGNQGRNARFLLGATALMFVEDPEHAVPDWYPDHRSPDTQQNQAFAVALSRLRSRGDIRRIPVAVVVTKADELRYTHPVDRWLRRYDTGPDSLTAFREESRDVYAFLHHYGAHPLLDVYDRFDRGTLHVVSATGSRADGNGYPRVRPMRVLRPLVALLAMVGVVEDPAADGVGR, encoded by the coding sequence GTGACGACGTCCTCGCCGCCACCGCAACCGGCCCTCCTGTGTCCCATCTGCCTGGACTTCATCGGCTGGCCGGAACCCCCGTTATTCCAGCGGGTCGACGACTCCGAGGCGTCCCGTTGGGAGGAGGTCGACCTCTCGGGGATCAACAACGAGGTCAAGTACGCGGACGCACGGCGCCGCTGCTACGTCAGGTGTCCCAATCCGTCGTTCGACACCGGGGAGCACTTCCTGCCGGTGTCGCACCGCGACCACGGCGATCCGATCATCATCGGGCTCGTGGGGCGCGGCCAATCGGGCAAGACCCATCTGCTCGTCGCGATGATGAGCGAGGCACTGCGTGCCGGGCTGGCGCCGTTCGGGCTGGAACTCGAACCCGCCGACGAGTTCCGGAACCTGCGGTTCATGCGCAACGTCGAGAAGCTCGCGGCCGGCGACAGGCTCGACGGGACCAGGGGCAGCATCCAGGACTTCGCGGCGTACTACGTCGTCCGGACGCGCTCGGGCACCAGTCGGCCGCTGGTGTTCTTCGACGTCGCGGGCGAGGACTTCATGTCGCACGGTAACCAGGGCCGCAACGCGCGGTTCCTGCTCGGCGCGACGGCATTGATGTTCGTCGAGGACCCCGAGCACGCCGTACCGGACTGGTATCCCGATCATCGGAGCCCGGACACGCAGCAGAACCAGGCGTTCGCCGTCGCGTTGTCGCGCCTGCGCAGCCGGGGGGACATCCGCCGGATACCGGTGGCCGTGGTCGTCACCAAGGCCGACGAACTCCGCTACACCCATCCGGTCGACCGCTGGCTGCGGCGCTACGACACCGGCCCGGACAGCCTCACCGCCTTCCGCGAGGAGAGCCGAGACGTGTACGCGTTCCTGCACCACTACGGTGCACACCCGCTGCTTGACGTGTACGACCGTTTCGACCGGGGCACGCTGCACGTCGTCTCGGCGACCGGGTCGCGGGCCGACGGGAACGGCTATCCCCGGGTGCGGCCGATGCGCGTGCTGCGGCCGTTGGTCGCACTCCTCGCGATGGTCGGCGTCGTCGAGGACCCGGCGGC
- a CDS encoding tubulin-like doman-containing protein, with product MRIYQPMMFVGLGGTGCRIGAELERRFREELCGPGGTDLVDVMPGKNFLPYQLPGCLQFVYADLSEDEFGLLERRVVPDLDHRAAAERTLHVVRDLVPQYDTYPEVARSLRLSADEEVVRWLPPQDGEPRIGPLVRGAGQLPTVGRAALFETFRSGLAPAQTPLLRALGNINNSFGELALLGGGHRTPSCDVFVAFSVAGGTGSGLFFDYLHLIGDAFGQSGLRARIYPLVVMPSAFDEGLGGGRPARLNAGRALLDLFRLVDDQNAQAAGTELDHEGVRGTLSVRYPDRAEIHLRASTVQTAFLFGRGPGVRREDLHRSVVSLILSLVGTDVATDAEDARHATQQTFMSFADSFINGAVEREAPARTGIGNRGVSTGSVASMTIPVDDIADLISSRLLAEAVSELDRVPAGAAEDNADLIDRFFIESNLDALRERAPEPISEPAPTQGATAIQRALTTRVRTMESALRAFVPELDGRVGNLTQVFDPLHALRSLLGSVDPFRAQRVVSGEDGQADEASRAGFAGALESRRGEPPAPDGIGVNPPTGLRVSGGWLRKARWADSAVRSAIARQDEWYVWRARRAWSNAWNEQAPRWQYKVEDLVRRITALTGVFRDHAAADRRRFTARTRELYQERVGVTYLLPRQGHLEPFYDAVVRRFVDLNVMRGRLRPTSTVGELVGVLLGPAGWQDAYDTVLTGRDPSVAVTRVRDRLKQEVKVLLRHRDARFPPLLPSLQDLLLAATGRSDNGIGGDELAQFREKLAGLVPGGFAPSGTGRLRILFSYPSGERDPELERYLHREVALPRGADTVVEFRPIAAETIAVVLFRTSMGLTEVPEVRDVLKYWAAALRNEESQDFLRWRQRLGYDFGYLATVPEHRERILHHLLCALWNGQVTVEGDPESPTAIVIRPGARERPSMRLQPLQYGRLSSWAGVLAAYEEWVLTDDEQIRLDLCAALIATTPRGVDHRPDPPASVFDLVWGLAATELRLIDEAIAEGGGDLTRLHDLREFWAETLPAALKLPFRGVNRPLRDNLADLRGWFEHDAGQEKSR from the coding sequence CATGCCGGGCAAGAACTTCCTGCCGTACCAACTGCCGGGCTGCCTCCAGTTCGTGTACGCGGACCTGAGCGAGGACGAGTTCGGCCTGCTGGAACGGCGGGTCGTCCCCGACCTCGACCACCGGGCCGCCGCCGAACGCACCCTGCACGTGGTGCGCGACCTGGTGCCGCAGTACGACACCTATCCCGAGGTCGCGCGCAGCCTTCGACTGTCGGCGGACGAGGAGGTGGTCCGGTGGCTTCCGCCGCAGGACGGCGAGCCGCGCATCGGCCCGCTCGTGCGGGGCGCGGGCCAGTTGCCGACCGTGGGCCGTGCCGCCCTTTTCGAGACGTTCCGAAGTGGCCTGGCACCCGCCCAGACACCGCTGCTGCGGGCATTGGGCAATATCAACAACTCGTTCGGGGAGCTGGCGCTGCTCGGCGGCGGCCACCGGACGCCGTCGTGTGACGTGTTCGTCGCCTTCTCGGTCGCCGGCGGCACCGGCAGCGGGCTGTTCTTCGACTACCTGCACCTCATCGGCGACGCGTTCGGGCAGAGTGGCCTGCGCGCCCGGATCTACCCCCTGGTGGTCATGCCGTCGGCGTTCGACGAGGGCCTCGGCGGCGGCCGACCCGCCCGGCTCAACGCCGGCCGCGCGCTGCTCGACCTGTTCCGGCTCGTCGACGACCAGAACGCCCAGGCGGCCGGCACCGAACTGGACCACGAGGGCGTGCGGGGCACGCTGTCCGTGCGCTACCCCGACCGCGCGGAGATCCACCTGCGCGCCTCGACGGTGCAGACCGCGTTCCTGTTCGGCCGCGGCCCCGGCGTGCGGCGCGAGGACCTGCACCGGTCCGTGGTGTCGCTGATCCTCTCGCTGGTCGGCACGGACGTCGCGACGGACGCGGAGGACGCACGGCACGCGACGCAGCAGACGTTCATGTCGTTCGCCGACAGCTTCATCAACGGGGCGGTGGAGCGCGAGGCGCCGGCCCGCACCGGCATCGGCAACCGCGGCGTGTCGACCGGATCGGTCGCGTCCATGACGATCCCGGTCGACGACATCGCCGACCTGATCAGCTCGCGCCTGCTGGCCGAGGCGGTGTCCGAACTCGACCGCGTGCCGGCCGGCGCGGCGGAGGACAACGCCGATCTGATCGACCGGTTCTTCATCGAGTCCAACCTCGACGCGTTGCGGGAACGCGCACCCGAGCCGATCAGCGAACCCGCGCCCACGCAGGGCGCGACCGCGATCCAGCGCGCCCTGACGACCCGGGTGCGGACCATGGAGTCCGCGTTGCGTGCCTTCGTGCCTGAACTGGACGGCCGGGTGGGGAACCTGACGCAGGTGTTCGACCCGCTGCACGCCCTGCGGTCGCTGTTGGGCTCGGTGGACCCGTTCCGCGCGCAGCGCGTGGTGTCCGGAGAGGACGGTCAGGCGGACGAGGCGTCCCGCGCCGGTTTCGCGGGTGCGCTGGAGTCGCGACGCGGCGAACCTCCCGCTCCCGACGGGATCGGTGTCAACCCGCCGACCGGCCTGCGGGTGTCCGGGGGGTGGCTGCGCAAGGCCAGGTGGGCGGACAGTGCCGTGCGCTCGGCGATCGCCCGCCAGGACGAGTGGTACGTGTGGCGCGCGCGGCGCGCGTGGAGCAACGCGTGGAACGAGCAGGCGCCGAGGTGGCAGTACAAGGTCGAAGACCTGGTGCGCCGGATCACAGCGCTCACGGGCGTGTTCCGCGACCATGCCGCCGCCGACCGGCGCCGGTTCACCGCGCGGACCCGCGAGCTGTACCAGGAACGTGTCGGCGTCACCTACCTGCTGCCGCGTCAAGGACATCTGGAGCCGTTCTACGACGCCGTGGTCCGCAGATTCGTGGACCTGAACGTCATGCGCGGCAGGCTGCGCCCCACCTCGACCGTCGGCGAACTGGTCGGTGTGCTGCTCGGCCCGGCCGGTTGGCAGGACGCGTACGACACCGTGCTGACCGGCCGCGACCCCTCGGTGGCCGTGACCCGGGTCCGCGACCGGCTCAAGCAGGAGGTGAAAGTCCTGTTGCGGCACCGCGACGCGCGGTTCCCGCCGTTGCTGCCGTCGTTGCAGGACCTGCTGCTGGCCGCGACCGGCCGATCGGACAACGGCATCGGCGGCGACGAACTCGCGCAGTTCCGCGAGAAGCTCGCGGGCCTCGTGCCGGGCGGGTTCGCACCGAGCGGGACGGGTCGGCTGCGCATCCTGTTCTCCTACCCGTCGGGCGAACGCGACCCCGAGCTGGAGCGGTACCTGCACCGCGAGGTCGCCCTGCCGCGCGGTGCGGACACCGTGGTCGAGTTCCGGCCCATCGCGGCCGAGACGATCGCCGTCGTGCTGTTCCGCACCTCGATGGGGCTTACCGAGGTGCCCGAGGTGCGCGACGTGCTCAAGTACTGGGCCGCCGCGCTGCGCAACGAGGAGTCCCAGGACTTCCTGCGCTGGCGGCAGCGGCTCGGCTACGACTTCGGCTACCTCGCGACCGTGCCCGAGCACCGCGAGCGGATCCTGCACCACCTCCTGTGCGCGCTGTGGAACGGCCAGGTGACCGTGGAGGGCGACCCCGAGTCGCCGACCGCGATCGTGATCCGGCCCGGTGCCCGGGAACGTCCGAGCATGCGGCTGCAACCACTCCAGTACGGCCGCCTGTCCAGTTGGGCCGGTGTGCTCGCCGCGTACGAGGAGTGGGTGCTCACCGACGACGAGCAGATCCGACTCGACCTGTGCGCCGCCCTGATCGCCACCACCCCGCGCGGCGTCGATCATCGGCCCGACCCGCCCGCATCCGTCTTCGACCTCGTCTGGGGACTGGCGGCGACCGAGTTGCGGCTGATCGACGAGGCGATCGCCGAAGGCGGGGGAGACCTCACCCGGCTGCACGACCTGCGGGAGTTCTGGGCCGAGACGCTGCCCGCCGCGTTGAAGCTGCCGTTCCGGGGCGTCAACCGGCCGTTGCGGGACAACCTCGCCGACCTGCGCGGGTGGTTCGAACACGATGCGGGACAGGAGAAGTCGCGATGA